Sequence from the Zeugodacus cucurbitae isolate PBARC_wt_2022May chromosome 5, idZeuCucr1.2, whole genome shotgun sequence genome:
AGCTTCTGAACGAAAGTAGTCTTCCCAGAGCCAGCCATGCCTAGCACAATCAAGCATACTGGTGCCGATACTGGTTCTTGTTCTGTTGCAATTGGGGTCCCCTCACCAGTTGATGAACTTGCCTTGGAACTAGAACTcgccattatttattttatttgctaaagtatacaaaaatacataaattgttaaaaatacttTGCAAACAAAAACGCGGTAGAAATACGAGTTCAAGAGATGCCGTAATGTTAAAATTTATGTGCTAATGAACGAGCTGCCACATATTATTCCCggcatatttttttaccattccggACGTCCAAACTTCTATAAATATTAGTTAAACCATACTTTCTTTGGCTAACTTACTTGGTTTCTATAGTTTATTTGGAAATtgtttaatgtaaaattatttctaaatagTGTCATCTTACAAATAATACAGCTTTCAAATATGTTATAAAACTCTTTAGTGTGGCAAACTTAAAAATAACCTCAATTAAGAAACATATGCAAAATCAAAACAGCTGACTGTCAAAAAGCGGAAGAAATTGGAAGTGATcgaaatttgtttgttatttaacaaaattagaAATCGAAAAATTGAAAACTAGAAAATGTCTGGAAGATTAATACTACGACAGCTATTCCGTCAGGCGGGGATTGCACAACGTATGTCAGTAATTAAACGATATGAAAGCGCCTCAACAGCTACTGGTACAACCAGCAACACCAAACAGCCCACATTCAATAAGGACACATTGAAGCAgcttgtaaatacaaataaagtagTAATATTTATGAAGGGTAATCCCGAAACACCAAAATGCGGCTTCAGCAATGCAGTGGTGCAAATATTACGAATGCATGGTGTACAATACGACGCACATGATGTGCTTCAAAGCGATGAACTGCGACAAAGTAGAACCCAAAATACAGTGTTTTCCAAACTATtgcttatcatttttttttttttcaggtatCAAAGAGTTTTCCGATTGGCCCACTATCCCCCAGGTCTATATAAATGGCGAATTTGTGGGTGGATGtgatattttattgcaaatgcACCAAAGTGGAGATTTGATCGACGAGTTAAAAAAGGTTGGCATAGAATCACTCCTGCTGACAGAAGCTCAAAATGCAGACAAAGGCTCTCCAAAAGACACTAAACCCGATCAAAAGTGAAACCTTTgagattttccatttttaaaaaatttgttggtCGCTTATGTAATTTTTgcgaattaatatttaataattattcgtTTACATCATGAAATACGAATAAAATGACGTTGAATTTAGTATCTTAACCAATACCACGCATTTTCTAGTTACGCTTCCTACGATGGTTATATTCCGCAAAAGCAAGCAGTTCCAAAATTTTCACATAAACTTGTGTAGGGTGATGAATTTGCAATAGTTCCATACAATATTGCCGATGTTCGCTAAATGCCATATTAGCAATTATTATAGCTAATGAGAAAGCGGCGCGATGATGTAGTTGTTCCACCGACTGAACTTTATTTTTTCGGTGCGGAGCCATTTACAAGTAAATACgacttatataaaaaatatcgaagAAATCACTGGGTAGACTAAGTTTGCTTAAAACTTTCGCGAAATTATTAATAGTAAACCGTTATTTTAACATGGCAGACTTTGCACCTAGCTATTATATGTAATACTGCAATCACAGTGTTCTCGTTACAAATATCTccggattaaaaataaatttttgtataacttCAATTTTATTATCGCTTTGCCTTTTCAACAATACATTGAATGTATTTTAaaggtttattttttaaactattcttcgattacacatatttctttaGTGATTTACGtgtgaaatgttaaaatataataaatatttatttattatttttttaaatatatatacttatgtattatCAATTTTAGGAATATCGTAAAGACATTGGGGCTGTATTTTATTACGATTATCATGTGGTCGGGCTAAATCGTTATTTTTTATCGGTCCGAACCGATACCAAGCAAAACCCCACcttgataaattttaatttcaatgttaCATTCAATTGCATGAAAACTGCAACTATTATTCAAATACGCCTATATAATACAAACAATTCATACGTGTCTAAAGTGTAAGAATTTTCCGTTTCAACATACACAACTGTCctcatttcaataaatttgtaataaaataatcttTTATACGAATAGTCGGTAGtttctaagaaaaaaaaaactaaaaatttaaatgaatattaaagtagcaaaatatatgtgtaggTATATAATACTATAACGTTCTCGTATAAGGTAtgtattaagaattttaaatttttgatttcttgGATAATAGCGTGTGAGTGTGATGGTACTGCATGGTTTGAGTAAATAGTATAActtctttttacaaaataccGATActgttcataaatatttcttttatgtaATTGTGTTGCTAAATTCcaattggtataaataaaaaaaactggttTTCCAAACACTTTAACTAAGAAGTACAATTTTAGATTGGCATCTTAGCCGAATTTAGCTGCTTGAGACATTTTGCAAATATCTTCTGAATGCTATGCGATTGATAGGCGTTCCATAATTGATCCTTCTAACAGGAATTCATTGCTATTTGTTAGTATGTCGATAAGCTGCTCAGATTCGCCTGTGTTTATGCTAAAGGGAAAAAAAGACGAAATCTCTGGAAGCAATCCACTGTTATTGAATCCATTCAAAGTAGCTGGTAAGGAAGACTTTCGACGCCGCTCAACGCCATCGATCATTTCAATGCTGTTGCGTCTTCTAGTAATGTTATCTATGAGAGGCCTTTTCTCACAGGTCCGTTCATAGTAAATATCTGGTAGATCATCAAAATCCTGAAGTTCTAAGCAACGCTGTAATTTCGCAATGTTGCTCAGCAGTAAACGATGATTAAGATCTATCTGTGGAAAGCCGCCGTGTTTGATTTCTAAAATAGGCATCCAACGATAATAACATTGTTCCCATATTGCCAAATCAGCCATGCGATGTTGCGGCTCCAAATAGCGATCCTTTGGTATTGTAGATGAGGTAACAAACAATTGCGGATTGATGGTTGTAAAGCGTTGTTGTTGCCCTTGTTTCATTGATGATATTTGTGCGAGTCCAGGTAACATTACAGCACCTGCAGGTATCGCTATTGACCGACGGTTATGTTGTTCCTGCCGTTGGCGTTGATAGAAAGGATTTGTAAAAAATACCTTATCTTTCTCAGCAAACTGTTCGCCCCAATCCCAAACAGGACGCAGTACCAGATTGCCAAAATTGACAGCACGCGCTCGATCCACCTCAGTATCAAATTGAAATGTGTCAAAGATAGGCAGAAAACACGAATCCCATAATGTGGTTAAATACGTTTGACTGTACTCGAATTCATCCGGGAATTGCTGCAACAACTGCCACACACAGTCtagaaaaagtaagaaaactGGACTTTCTTCCTCTTCTGCTGCATCGCCACGAACGTGGCCCAATCTAGTTTGAAAGGGATGCTCCAAAGCCACCCATTCCTTTTGTACCAAAGACTGAAATCCATCAATTGTCCGAAATAGAGGATCTAATATTATTTGTGTTAGGCTCGATATAATACAACACAAATCCCGTCCATTGGTTTCTTGCAATACACATGTTGTACCGGTTCGCAACGATTCTGCAGCCTCACACGAATATCGCAGACAGAGTGACACATAGAAGAGCCAATTCGACTTTTCGACATTTGAAAGGAATTTTGAATCTTGAACCAGAAATTCTTGCGGATTTTCGGGCGTACAAAGACGACGAAACTTCAAATATGATCTTTGTACATCTTGTATACTAGGAAGACGATCCGTCAATTGTAGAAGTTTCAACGCATGTCGCGGATCGCACTTTCTCACGAGTTCAAGTGTAACATTCTCCACTTTAGTGTCTTGCTGCATTGCAGGTTTCAACTCAGCTAAACGGACAAGCGATGCACTACCATAGCCATAGACCCAAAAAGCCGCTCGCGAATCATAGAAGGCTCGTGATAAGTCCAAAAATCGTTCAATTGTGCAGCATTTAGGAATAACAAAGTGTGGTGGTAGAGTGTATTTTGGAGCCTGTAATACGTTTTGTAATTGAGGCACACTATCAGCACTAACAACTTGCCATTCGTTTGCACCGCATCGTATTAACTCTCGTGCCCAGTCATTCTTTGTGCTATACATAGTAACATTAGATTTTCCTATCATGGAATAATATGGCTCGCGGTAACAGTACGCAAAACTTAGATCATGACGCGATGGATATGCGAATCGAGCTAAAGCCGATGCAATCAGTTTTCCATAGTCAGGGCCAGATCTTGAATTTTGGAAGGCGAATTTAAGTAAACGAAAGTTTTTGCAAATAATATGAAGCGCCGTAATACGACTGCTCATCACTTTCTGTTGTGCGTCAAGTTTTTTACGTCTATTTCCTCCACTTAATGCACTTACGCTGACTCTACCACCCTCTGCCAGCTGGTATACATAATCTATATTATTTAGGGTAACGTCGTTACGTTGCAAATAAAGATGCTCCTGATAGGATTCTTGGGGAGGTGTTTCCTGTTTCTGTCGTTGTAATGGCACAAAGGCCATTTTGAAATTGGTTACACTTAACAAACCGAATACTGCCTGACGAGACATATCGAGTTCGGAACCTTCAGTGGGAGCTGGCATAATAGCAGAGAACAGATAAGCGGGTGCCGAAGCTACAACAAGTTCATTAGCTAACAGTCGTGGTTTAGCCAAATGAAGGTCCCGGAGCTCTGTTGGAAGCCAGTCATCGCTGCCTTCTTGACGGGGAATCTATTAAatcacaatatataaaattattaagtatAGCAACTCGTATAAAAAAAGCACAGTGAGAGGTGATGTCATTTTTCCTCAAAACAATATATTAAGTTCGATAGCATGTAATAAAATGGaagctattttattttacttacatcTCCAGGTGAGGGTGCaacataactcaaaaaagtatttCGCTTCCGGTCCGATATACTAGACATATTTGGTGGTAATTGCCTATCGtctgtttgttattttgttattgcgACCTTCTTACTATGTGCTACAATCGGTGTCGTAGTTATTGTCACCGCTGCTGTAGTCACTGTCCAATTATATGTGCtggttaaatattaatattcagcAAACGAAATGTAACTACTGAAGTGTTCGTCGTTGCAATATAATGTTGGGTTTATCCGTTCTATCGCGAGAATAGCAAGATGCTTTGTGGGCGGGCGTGTTGCAAACGCCAGAACAAACGCTGCGTCCGCCCTCTGCGTCAGCAACTGTACTTTAGCTTAAATCTATTTTATTTgatgtttttgtcttttttccTTGCTTTGCATGCGATAAGTAATGATAGTACTTCCCGACGAATTtggcaaattttgttttctttattcatGTGGTGTCATCACAAACGTCATaccaataatttaataaatctgGTTTGATTTATCTTTTCGCTGATAAACAAAGGTTCACTTGTGATGACAGCTTTCTTTTGTAAAACATTCCATATCCTAATAGTTATTTTTCTGCacgattttcataattttcaccaGATTGGAgatataaaattcactttcaatcacTTTAAACTTATTTTCCAAATCACTTTGTTCTCTTGCTTTCTTTGACATTCCGAATTATCCACTCAGGGTGGCATTTGCCTAAAACtaatacatatattgacatattacatattattttagTATCATTTTGATTAGTCAATTTTTGATACGTTTTGTAATTGAttgtataattaaatgaaatgcttaagtaaaacaactaaaatttattataattaggtattgtaattttattgatGATGCAGTTATGAAAGGTTCAATATTATTGCGCACTTTTTGACAGTTGTATAGAATCAgagcagagaacgtataataatgtTAAAGGTTCTCTGTGTAGAATCGTCAGAAAAGGTTCTTTGCAATCACTCTCTCACCAATTAGAGAATGTCAAAAAGTAGTGTGAAATGCGAACGTGGACTAAACGTCAAAGCAAACAGAGAAGAATAAAAACTCATCAGTAGGATTTAATTTTCGGTcactttgctttcatttttcGATGGAGGTTGCGGTAAATttggttaagaaaaaaatccaataaatttttattacgtttcataaattataaataaaaaaattgcaactaATTCACGAAATTCAAAACATTGCCTGTAAAACGTACGGcaagaaaaaaaacatacacGGATCGACCAAATTTCAAGAAGTTAGTGAGAAAGTTTATGATTCggagattttcgaaattattggtGACAAAAAGATCTTTGGAATATTGTTTAAATCCTATCAGTCGCTACACGCCTGTAGCACAGACGATATCACTAAATATTAGATCGGAATACTTCCCATCAACACGTTTTTCAACATTCTCACGTCCTGgatatttcaaaaacaatttctcAACCACAGACATGGTGAATACAGAAGCTTCTgtgaaatatttggaaattccCGATAAATCGGAAAGCGACAAAAAActttataagtaaaaaatatactcCCGAGTTTGTTGTTGGGTTTGACCATACTTTTTTTTCCAGAACACTATTATTGAGTAATGGTATTCGAGCCTTGCTTGTCTCTGACCCTACACCGGTTCCGCATTGTGGACTAACTTCTTCGTCGTCCTCATCATCTTATGATTCCACAGGAGACTCGTGTGCGGAAGAGAGTAGTAGTACCAGTAGCGAAGATGAAGAGTCTATGAGCACATCCACAACAGACAACGGTGAAAGTGATTCCGACTTAGAGTCAGAAGAAGGTGAGTTTACACGACTATATTTCACTATCTATTAATGgctaatttaaaatgtaaatcaaATCGACCCTACAGGTGACGAAAAATTGGCAGCCTGCGCATTATTGGTCGACGTTGGCTCATTCACGGAACCTACCGAATATCAAGGTTTAGCACATTTCCTGGAACATATGATTTTTATGGGATCAGAAAAGTACCCTGCAGAGAATGCATTTGATGCACACATTAAAAAGTGCGGAGGATTTGACAATGCACACACTGAATTCGAAGAAACTTGCTTCTACTTTGAGGTATCTGAAGAGCATTTAGATAGCAGTATGGATTATTTCTCCGCACTACTGAAGGCACCACTTATGAAAAAAGAAGCAATGACACGTGAACGCGATTCTGTAGAATCCGAATTTCAGCAAATAGTACATGACGACGAAGTTCGACGAGATCAACTTGTAGCTGCCTACGCCACACCAGGCTACCCACATGCCACGTTCCCTTGGGGCAACCTCAAGACTCTGAAAGATGGGATAAGTGATGATGATCTGCATGCAATGTTACACGAATTTCAAAAGCGACATTATAGTGCACatcgtatgtgtgtttgtgtgcaggCTCGCCTTCCCATTGACGAGTTGGAGCAAATGGTTGTGAAACACTTCTCGGGTATTCCTAGTAACGATCTTCCAGGTATAGATCTTTCGCCGTACAATTATCGAGACGCTTTTCGAAAGGAGTTTTTCGAAGAAGTATTTTTTGTTAAGCCtgtggaaaatatttgcaaactaGAACTTACATGGGTACTGCCATCTATGATAAAGGTTTGGAAAtcgataattaaaattatagcaTACATTTACTAATCGTAACATCCAACACCTATCTCGTCCTGATAGCAATATAAGACAAAACCAGATCAGTTTGTCTCACATTTGATTGGATACGAGGGAGAAGGCAGTTTATGTGCCTTTTTGAGAAAACGTTTGTGGGCATTGGAACTTACAGCGGGGATTGATGAAAGCGGCTTCGAATCAAATTCCATGTATTCCTCATTCGTTATTGGAATCTTTCTGACTGATCGTGGATTCCAGCATCTTGACGAGGTGCGCACATAACAcgattatatattaagatattttttaactGATTTCTATTTAAGGTTCTTGCTGCTACTTTTGCCTTTATTAAACTGTTTGCTGGTTGCGGGCCATTCAGAGATGCTTACACAGAATTGCAAAAAATTGAGGCGACCAACTTCCGGTTTGAATCTCAGCGTCCGGCTTTAGACAATGTCGAAAAATTAGCTGTTAAGTTGAAATATTATCCACCGAAGGATATATTGACTGGCACTGAGTTGTACTATGAATACAATGAAGATCACATTCAAGAGGTTGTAAAGCATTTAAACGAATTCCGATTTAATATAATGCTCACCTCGCAACACAAATATGAAGATGTAACATATGACAAAAAGGAAAAATGGTTCGGCACCGAATATACCACAATGAAAATTCCACAAAAATGGCGTGAACTGTGGGAAAAGTCGAAACCCATGCCCGAGTTGTTTTTGCCGAAGccaaatcgttttatatcaaaTGATTTCCGTTTACACTGGGAAGAAAACGGAAAACCTGAGTTACCAACTGCCCCTAAGAAGATACTTCAGACGGATATTTGTGAATTGTGGTTTAGGCAAGATGATAAGTTTCTACTTCCCGAGGCCTACATGTACTTCTATTTTATATCGCCACTATTGCGCAAGGATCCCAAAAAGTACGCAACACACTTTTTTATCATTGTaacaaaatttactaattttatacatattaatatctGCAGCGATGCTTTGTGTGCTCTCTATGAGAGATTAGTTAAATTCCGGCTTAGTGAAGAGTTGTATCCAGCCACGGTTGCGGGTCTTTCGTATCAGTTCTACACTGCCGAAAAAGGAATTATACTAAAGGTATGTGAAATTAACAGAGTGTTTGATTATTGAAAtggatttttgattaatttttttttaactcattGAAAGGTGAATGGCTATAATGAGAAATTACATTTGCTTGTGGGCATTATAACCAAAGCTATGGTGTCAATGCGTGATCACATAACGGAAGatcaatttaatatattcaaaacAGATCAGAAGAAATCCTATTTCAATTCGTTGATTAAGCCGAGAACCCTAAACAAGTAAGACCCTTACAAACCAGTATTCATCCCACCCTAAAATAGCATTACTAACTTCGTTTATTTCTAGGGATATCCGTTTGAGTATAGTGGAGCACATCCGTTGGCCAATTATAACTAAATACAAATGCTTAGATAGTTTGACATTAAACGACGTGTTAAATTTCTCGGATGCCTATACGAGTGAGTTATATTTGCAGACACTAATGCAAGGTAATTTAACGGAGGAGTCAGCACATAATGTAATGAATTCCGTGTTAACTACCCTCAATTGTCGCAATATCAAAGAGGTATAACAATTTCACTATGCAacccatatatattttaataaattgtccTTGCTTTAGACTAAATACATTGAAAATCGTACCGTCCAATTGCCCCAAGGTTCCCACTTCATACGCTGTCGTTCTCTCAATGAAGAGGATGTGAACACTGTAATTTGCAACTTTTACCAAATTGGACCCTGTTCTCTGCGGGTCGAAAGCATTTTGGATCTATTAATGATGTTCGTTGAAGAACCATTATTCGACACACTCCGCACAAAGGAGCAGCTGGGATACTATGTTTCGGCATCAGTGCGCATGAACTATGGCATAATTGGTTACTCAATTGCTGTGAATTCACAAGAAACGAAGTTTAGCGCAGCTCATGTGGACGAACGAATTGAAGTGTTTCGcggcaaaatgttgcaaattttgGAAGAGATGAGTGAAGAGGATTTCGATCACGTTCGAGAGTCGTTAATAAAAATCAAGCAGGTAGTTGATATATCACTCACAGAAGAAGTGTCTCACAATTGGGAGGAGATCACGTCCGAGGAATATGTTTTCGATCGGCGGCGACGTGAAATCGACGTTTTGAGAGCGTTAACTAAGCAGGATATAATTGATTTTTGTCTGAACAACGAACGAACCAACTTACGTAAGTTGTCGGTACAAGTTATCGGCAATAAGGACGCAGTACGCTCTAAGCGATCAGCCACACGCGACGAAGAGAACTCGAATGCTGACAGTGCCAGCAGTAGTGGCAGCGAGTCGGAGGTGGATGACGAAGAGCTATTCAATGCATTAGCCAGCAAGTTGGATGTGCGATTCATACCAAAAGATGGGGACGCTACAACAATAGTAGACATTAAAGACTTCAAGGAAAATTTGCATGTGTATCCGATTACCAAAACCAAGTTGGAAAATGGCACGGAACGCTCGCCGATGGAAATAATAGAGGaatgttaaacaataatgaCGAAAACTTTGCGTTGAAATATATTAGACTAGTAAAGAACATTCGGAATAACCCTTAACACATAGTGGATTGGCGTTGGTTCCACATACATTTAAAAGCAATGATATGCCCTGGATGAGCAATCACTGCTTTTTATTCGCGGTAGTTTAAAAAactgaaacaattttaaaatttttgagtcaataaaattaattcactTGCAAGTGTACATATAAAGACAGTGGTATTAAAATCATTCACTAACAAAACATGGAAAACAATTTGTTGAAGTTGCTACGTGTTTAGTCAAACAGGGTAAGTCAAAAGAGAAGTACAGTAGGTGTGAACGTGTTGGCATTTTCGTTGATTTGGACGAAGTatggaataaaaatatgtacatactgatacattgtacatacatgtgtaatATAATTACGCTTTAAGCCAACAAtgcgttgaaaaaaaaacatctgTGCTGctctataaataataataataataatgttttgttGGTGAAACTAATTGTGCCACGAGTAAATATTCAATTTGTGAAGTAGTTTCTGTTCTTTTTAGCCACATATTTCAATATGCCAAATAATTTATGAGTTATAGTCATCATTTCCTTCATTTACCAAATGTTAACATTTTTCTCTCAAAtactattattaatataattataaatatcgtGAATAATAACTCAAATATCTTATTTCGTTGCAATTGTATGATATTTATCAACTTGACAACGACTCAAACAGAAATTGACGCATTCATTGGGATTTTCACTGATACAGGGTCTTTATTCTTAATCGTTTcgaagtatatgtatgtgtatgactatattgtatatatataaaaatagtgttTAATATGTTTAACGATTTTATATGCACACTTATTGGGTATGTCGCACCTTTAAGGATTTTATTGTTCAGGTTGGGTATTTGTAGATAggcaaaagttgaaaaaaatgttatgtaTAGAT
This genomic interval carries:
- the LOC105212713 gene encoding glutaredoxin-related protein 5, mitochondrial, which produces MSGRLILRQLFRQAGIAQRMSVIKRYESASTATGTTSNTKQPTFNKDTLKQLVNTNKVVIFMKGNPETPKCGFSNAVVQILRMHGVQYDAHDVLQSDELRQSIKEFSDWPTIPQVYINGEFVGGCDILLQMHQSGDLIDELKKVGIESLLLTEAQNADKGSPKDTKPDQK
- the LOC105212710 gene encoding nardilysin; its protein translation is MIRRFSKLLVTKRSLEYCLNPISRYTPVAQTISLNIRSEYFPSTRFSTFSRPGYFKNNFSTTDMVNTEASVKYLEIPDKSESDKKLYKTLLLSNGIRALLVSDPTPVPHCGLTSSSSSSSYDSTGDSCAEESSSTSSEDEESMSTSTTDNGESDSDLESEEGDEKLAACALLVDVGSFTEPTEYQGLAHFLEHMIFMGSEKYPAENAFDAHIKKCGGFDNAHTEFEETCFYFEVSEEHLDSSMDYFSALLKAPLMKKEAMTRERDSVESEFQQIVHDDEVRRDQLVAAYATPGYPHATFPWGNLKTLKDGISDDDLHAMLHEFQKRHYSAHRMCVCVQARLPIDELEQMVVKHFSGIPSNDLPGIDLSPYNYRDAFRKEFFEEVFFVKPVENICKLELTWVLPSMIKQYKTKPDQFVSHLIGYEGEGSLCAFLRKRLWALELTAGIDESGFESNSMYSSFVIGIFLTDRGFQHLDEVLAATFAFIKLFAGCGPFRDAYTELQKIEATNFRFESQRPALDNVEKLAVKLKYYPPKDILTGTELYYEYNEDHIQEVVKHLNEFRFNIMLTSQHKYEDVTYDKKEKWFGTEYTTMKIPQKWRELWEKSKPMPELFLPKPNRFISNDFRLHWEENGKPELPTAPKKILQTDICELWFRQDDKFLLPEAYMYFYFISPLLRKDPKNDALCALYERLVKFRLSEELYPATVAGLSYQFYTAEKGIILKVNGYNEKLHLLVGIITKAMVSMRDHITEDQFNIFKTDQKKSYFNSLIKPRTLNKDIRLSIVEHIRWPIITKYKCLDSLTLNDVLNFSDAYTSELYLQTLMQGNLTEESAHNVMNSVLTTLNCRNIKETKYIENRTVQLPQGSHFIRCRSLNEEDVNTVICNFYQIGPCSLRVESILDLLMMFVEEPLFDTLRTKEQLGYYVSASVRMNYGIIGYSIAVNSQETKFSAAHVDERIEVFRGKMLQILEEMSEEDFDHVRESLIKIKQVVDISLTEEVSHNWEEITSEEYVFDRRRREIDVLRALTKQDIIDFCLNNERTNLRKLSVQVIGNKDAVRSKRSATRDEENSNADSASSSGSESEVDDEELFNALASKLDVRFIPKDGDATTIVDIKDFKENLHVYPITKTKLENGTERSPMEIIEEC
- the LOC105212711 gene encoding myotubularin-related protein 10-B; protein product: MSSISDRKRNTFLSYVAPSPGDIPRQEGSDDWLPTELRDLHLAKPRLLANELVVASAPAYLFSAIMPAPTEGSELDMSRQAVFGLLSVTNFKMAFVPLQRQKQETPPQESYQEHLYLQRNDVTLNNIDYVYQLAEGGRVSVSALSGGNRRKKLDAQQKVMSSRITALHIICKNFRLLKFAFQNSRSGPDYGKLIASALARFAYPSRHDLSFAYCYREPYYSMIGKSNVTMYSTKNDWARELIRCGANEWQVVSADSVPQLQNVLQAPKYTLPPHFVIPKCCTIERFLDLSRAFYDSRAAFWVYGYGSASLVRLAELKPAMQQDTKVENVTLELVRKCDPRHALKLLQLTDRLPSIQDVQRSYLKFRRLCTPENPQEFLVQDSKFLSNVEKSNWLFYVSLCLRYSCEAAESLRTGTTCVLQETNGRDLCCIISSLTQIILDPLFRTIDGFQSLVQKEWVALEHPFQTRLGHVRGDAAEEEESPVFLLFLDCVWQLLQQFPDEFEYSQTYLTTLWDSCFLPIFDTFQFDTEVDRARAVNFGNLVLRPVWDWGEQFAEKDKVFFTNPFYQRQRQEQHNRRSIAIPAGAVMLPGLAQISSMKQGQQQRFTTINPQLFVTSSTIPKDRYLEPQHRMADLAIWEQCYYRWMPILEIKHGGFPQIDLNHRLLLSNIAKLQRCLELQDFDDLPDIYYERTCEKRPLIDNITRRRNSIEMIDGVERRRKSSLPATLNGFNNSGLLPEISSFFPFSINTGESEQLIDILTNSNEFLLEGSIMERLSIA